AGCGGGTAATCAATGCCGGAATCCCGGATCCACTGCTGGGTAAGTCGTGACCGAAGGCCGCCCCGAAAACAAAAAAGATACCCCTCAGGGTATTGTGAAACGAAGCGTTTCCAGGCCTCAATGCGCTGAGCCTTGATGTCGCCACGAACCAGCTGGTGCCCAAGTTCAATGGCTTTGTCCTGGCCTTTTTCCTTGTAGCAGATTCCCACACGGTGGCGCTCCTCATCATTCATCAGCGGAGCATTCTGGGCGCAGGGGAAGCTGCCCCTGGAAAACTCCACGGGTGCCCGGACATCCATCAGGGGAATGTCATTGAGGAAAAGGGAAAGGTAATCGTCGGTGTCGGGTCTGCGTGCCATTTCAGCGTTCAGCCGGTTGCCAAAGTGAGGCCGCAGTATAGCGGAAATGGGGCTTTTCTGCTTGCTGGGCACTGCTTGCTGGCGGCAGCATGACTACAATGTGGTCTTTCGGGAATACACGTTGAGTCAGGAGTTGCGATGTCACCGGAACGTCTTAACGCGCACTTGCGTAAAACGCTCAGCCGAGGGCGGGTTGAAGCCTCCCGGCCTTCAGGCTGCCCGCGGTTGGCGCTCTATCTGTTCGACCCTTCGGTACTCGAAGGCCCCCTGAGTCATGAGGAGGCCCAGTCGGTGGTAGCGGCACCCGCATACTGGTCGTTTTGCTGGGCCAGTGGTCAGGTGCTGGCAAACTGGATTCTGGACAATCCGGAGTGGGTAGCGGGTAAAACCGTGCTGGACTTTGGTTCCGGGTCCGGCATCGTGGCGATTGCGGCGGCAAGGGCAGGCGCCCGCGAAGTAATCGCCTGCGACATTGATCCGGGCGCGCTGGATGCGGTTCTGGCCAACGCGACCTTGAACGGTGAGTCGGTTACGTTGTGCAGTGACTGGCATGAACGCCCCGAAGGAATTGATGTCATCACTGCGGCAGATGTCTTGTACGATCCGGAAAACCGGCCGTTTCTAGGAGTGTTTCAGAAGGTGGCAGCAAGGGTGTTGCTGGCGGACTCAAGAGTCCGGGATCTGGGTGATGACGCATATAGAAAGTACGCCGAGATTGAGGCGAGGACCTGGCCCGACCTGAATGAGTTTGAGGAATTTAACCGGGTGAGGATTTATGTGGCCGAGGCATGAGAGCACCTTCGAAAGGGCAAAAATAAAGGGCGACCCTTAGGTCACCCTTTGTCGAAACAGGTCGGCGCATCCTTGCGCATTGGGCAACAGCCATGTTGCGAGATCCCTGAGCCACTCCCTGGTGCCGGCTTCCGAGCCAGCGTTCCGCATATTATCCTTTAAGCGAGGCGTCCCTGTGTCCCTGCCTCTCCCTGCATTCCATGCCGGGGTGCATCCAGTGCGTCTTCCAGTTCCCTGCCATCCTTGATGTGATCACTATATCAACCCGGGTCTTACAAACGTGTGAACTGAGCCGTCCTCATTTGAAAGATGAGCCGGGGCCTTTAATATTAACTTATAAAAATCAGTTGTTTGAGTGTTTATTTGGGCTGTGGGTCGTCGTTGCGTACGTGATCTCACTGCAGGATCGCACGCGCCTGTAGGAAATATCTCACATGGATTCCGGCGAATTTCTCAAGTCCGGTTTGCCCAGGTTGCGCAGCCCCGGCCAAGGCAGGATTCCGATCACGATGCCGACACCATCGGCCGCCAGGTCTGCCATCGAGAAATCCCGATAAGGGAGTGTGGCCTGAACGCCTTCAATGGCAAAACCGAATGCCAGCAGCAGTGGCGCATACTGCCAGGCTTTTGCCTCCGGCCAGGACAGGCGGGTCAGCAGTGTCAGTTCGAGAAACGCAATCAGGTGGTTGATCTTGTCACTTGGTGAGGACGGGATCGGGTAGGGATTGTCCGTGGTCGCCAGAAACACGATGGCAGCCAGAGAGATGAGAAGGGCTGTGCGCCAGAGCGGCCTGAAATGAAGCAGGTTCAGTGCACGATGTTTCAGTGTTGCCATGGGGAGTTTCCGTAAGTGCTCTCGGGCTGTGGGAACGTTTCCAACATGATATGCTTTGCGCCCCGTCAATGTCATCGGAGCGGAGGGCCTGCCGGTAATGCTCAAGGGAAATTTTTTTCGTGGACTTGGCTATCTGGGAG
This Marinobacter salinus DNA region includes the following protein-coding sequences:
- a CDS encoding class I SAM-dependent methyltransferase codes for the protein MSPERLNAHLRKTLSRGRVEASRPSGCPRLALYLFDPSVLEGPLSHEEAQSVVAAPAYWSFCWASGQVLANWILDNPEWVAGKTVLDFGSGSGIVAIAAARAGAREVIACDIDPGALDAVLANATLNGESVTLCSDWHERPEGIDVITAADVLYDPENRPFLGVFQKVAARVLLADSRVRDLGDDAYRKYAEIEARTWPDLNEFEEFNRVRIYVAEA
- a CDS encoding VanZ family protein, encoding MATLKHRALNLLHFRPLWRTALLISLAAIVFLATTDNPYPIPSSPSDKINHLIAFLELTLLTRLSWPEAKAWQYAPLLLAFGFAIEGVQATLPYRDFSMADLAADGVGIVIGILPWPGLRNLGKPDLRNSPESM